The Limnochordia bacterium genome contains a region encoding:
- a CDS encoding sugar phosphate isomerase/epimerase, with protein MGNANTADPKCWELGMSSSMLRPVNEETIGDCVSAGVAHLEVILPRKEDDPYGEVEHVFSWARNQNMHIQSVHLPFGWQWDVGQSDKDARSRAIRGVEDLIAKSALWHPVTVIIHPSYEPIPDEERKEWLKRCQQSLAHLSQFASGYGITLAIECLPRTCLGNTSDEVLFLLEGSPSLAVCCDVNHLLQETPQTFIQRVGNRIKATHISDYDGLDEKHWPPGQGVIDWIEVVRALAENGFQGPLMFEVGASAGFGAIELTEWWKKLLSSLD; from the coding sequence ATGGGAAATGCAAATACAGCGGATCCAAAATGTTGGGAACTCGGCATGTCATCATCAATGCTTCGGCCAGTTAATGAAGAAACAATTGGTGATTGTGTTTCGGCAGGAGTCGCTCACCTAGAAGTCATTTTACCTAGGAAAGAGGACGATCCGTATGGTGAGGTAGAACACGTCTTTAGCTGGGCAAGAAACCAAAACATGCACATTCAATCGGTGCATTTACCCTTCGGATGGCAATGGGATGTGGGTCAATCGGATAAGGATGCCCGGAGTCGAGCGATTAGAGGCGTCGAAGATCTCATCGCAAAAAGTGCCTTATGGCACCCGGTTACCGTTATTATCCACCCGAGCTACGAGCCGATTCCCGATGAGGAAAGGAAGGAATGGCTCAAGCGATGTCAACAATCGCTCGCTCACTTGAGTCAATTTGCGTCTGGCTATGGGATTACCCTTGCTATCGAGTGTTTGCCCCGGACATGTCTTGGTAATACCAGCGATGAAGTATTGTTCCTTCTGGAAGGAAGTCCGTCCCTTGCCGTTTGTTGTGACGTCAACCACTTACTGCAGGAAACGCCTCAAACATTTATTCAGCGGGTAGGGAACCGCATTAAAGCTACCCATATTTCAGACTACGATGGTTTGGATGAAAAGCACTGGCCGCCCGGTCAAGGTGTGATCGATTGGATCGAGGTTGTGCGTGCCTTGGCAGAGAATGGATTTCAGGGTCCTTTAATGTTTGAAGTGGGCGCATCGGCTGGCTTCGGCGCCATAGAGTTGACGGAGTGGTGGAAGAAGTTGCTAAGCTCGTTAGACTAA
- a CDS encoding DUF6528 family protein, producing the protein MRLRRIEHSPNIWRDKFWSIAIMGIGLMFASWLLTHNPNTVAWAQVGNAVNLGYEVGFIQANESFTAESVWVGEDDAGTKDSLWLAVGTSEDDSSKDSSPYVTLSWVKKDGGFFPTKCLRLAIGQEKSANDLESKDKQVTLYSTSMLDDANYTALLSIDQTVGLLHIAIYKNLSESLLSTESVMYLTSACPVAVHVSSLPRRENHRNLWLFSGSAQIQSRTRPGFRPIASRVEVGEANDYGTVLPLKNVDYGEPIAVRIRANQPMLGEYRVFVESLSPLAKDTSGEGPVLTVSPIEEDNIAMIPAECIPIGPAKVTVKYVQDDEVRLSQSFSLTAGKAEVDLRFTDIDSKGGEVEGLLCGHAASFLPGVSIVVTAEFTRLDWNFETREYEEVSGFQTASVIDTTFDRLLAENGIPFTLTVPQNTGTWRINCKVEASPQIQLSLFGMEETFCLSSEPTDFLVAVADQASKRILVVDPGVEDWDMLEAVKWSWYPNERNGFSGFTQAWGNPSGMKLRRCESWGGEWMVVVDSKGLAAIVPYPRGDFRKWAQIISGNLHSVELLPNGNIAVAASTGGFVRVYTSSQGPDSAVYTEYSLPGAHGVLWDPKHNLLWALGDDRLIALEVGGTLDAPMLKKALESPLPTFGGHDLAPVYGNTDRLWVTTVSSVYQYEKSTDTWLTPFLDDDMCELRNVKGVGNSPSGRIVFSKPKAGTLYSWTTDTIELYLPKASRIRTDAAFYKVRVWNPDYQ; encoded by the coding sequence ATGCGATTAAGACGGATTGAGCATTCACCCAATATTTGGCGGGACAAATTCTGGTCGATAGCGATTATGGGAATTGGGTTAATGTTTGCGTCCTGGTTGCTTACTCATAATCCTAATACGGTTGCGTGGGCGCAGGTGGGAAATGCGGTTAACCTAGGTTACGAAGTGGGTTTTATTCAAGCCAACGAGAGTTTTACCGCTGAAAGCGTTTGGGTTGGGGAGGATGACGCAGGAACAAAGGACTCGCTTTGGTTAGCAGTAGGTACCTCTGAGGATGATTCGAGCAAAGACTCTAGTCCGTATGTGACCCTTAGTTGGGTAAAGAAGGACGGGGGATTCTTTCCGACAAAGTGCCTGCGGCTCGCCATAGGGCAAGAGAAATCTGCAAACGATCTGGAGTCGAAGGATAAGCAGGTTACGCTCTATTCGACGAGTATGCTTGATGATGCCAACTATACAGCGCTCTTGAGCATTGATCAAACAGTGGGCCTTTTACATATTGCCATATACAAGAATCTCTCTGAGTCCCTACTTTCAACGGAATCCGTCATGTATCTTACATCGGCTTGTCCAGTAGCTGTTCATGTATCGTCATTACCTCGAAGGGAAAATCATCGAAATCTTTGGTTATTCTCCGGTTCTGCCCAAATTCAAAGTCGGACAAGACCCGGTTTCAGACCGATAGCAAGCCGCGTCGAGGTTGGCGAAGCTAACGATTATGGTACTGTGCTTCCTTTGAAAAACGTGGATTACGGAGAACCCATTGCGGTACGTATTCGGGCCAATCAACCCATGCTCGGCGAGTACCGCGTGTTCGTGGAATCCTTGAGTCCCTTGGCTAAGGATACTTCCGGTGAGGGACCGGTACTTACGGTTTCCCCTATCGAAGAAGATAATATTGCTATGATTCCGGCCGAATGCATTCCAATTGGACCGGCGAAGGTTACCGTTAAGTATGTGCAAGACGATGAAGTAAGGCTATCACAGTCTTTTTCGCTGACGGCCGGGAAGGCTGAAGTCGATTTACGATTTACGGACATCGACAGCAAAGGTGGGGAAGTAGAGGGACTTTTGTGTGGTCATGCGGCGTCCTTTTTGCCCGGTGTCTCTATTGTAGTTACGGCGGAATTCACCCGTCTTGATTGGAACTTTGAAACCCGAGAGTACGAGGAGGTTTCAGGGTTTCAAACGGCGTCAGTTATAGATACGACCTTTGACAGATTACTTGCAGAAAACGGGATACCATTTACTCTCACGGTACCTCAAAATACGGGTACGTGGCGGATCAATTGTAAGGTAGAAGCAAGTCCCCAGATTCAGCTTTCCCTTTTCGGAATGGAAGAAACGTTCTGCCTAAGCTCGGAACCGACAGACTTTCTCGTGGCGGTAGCCGATCAGGCTTCTAAGAGAATCCTCGTGGTCGATCCGGGTGTTGAGGATTGGGACATGTTGGAAGCAGTAAAGTGGTCATGGTACCCAAATGAACGTAATGGTTTTTCTGGCTTCACCCAGGCATGGGGTAATCCGTCCGGGATGAAACTACGCAGGTGTGAGTCTTGGGGCGGGGAGTGGATGGTTGTCGTTGATTCGAAAGGGCTTGCAGCGATTGTACCATATCCGAGAGGGGATTTTCGAAAATGGGCTCAGATTATCAGTGGCAACCTACATTCGGTGGAATTGCTCCCGAACGGCAATATTGCGGTCGCAGCAAGTACCGGAGGCTTTGTGCGGGTCTATACATCTTCACAAGGCCCGGATTCGGCGGTATATACTGAGTATTCTTTGCCTGGTGCGCACGGAGTATTATGGGATCCCAAGCACAATCTTCTTTGGGCTCTTGGGGACGATCGTTTGATCGCGCTGGAGGTGGGGGGTACGCTCGATGCTCCCATGCTGAAGAAAGCCTTGGAGAGCCCCCTCCCGACTTTCGGAGGACACGATCTCGCACCGGTTTACGGAAATACGGATCGGCTATGGGTCACGACAGTTTCTAGTGTCTATCAATATGAAAAATCGACGGATACCTGGTTGACACCATTTCTGGACGATGATATGTGCGAACTTCGTAATGTGAAAGGCGTGGGTAACTCTCCTTCGGGCCGTATCGTTTTTTCCAAGCCAAAAGCAGGGACATTGTACAGTTGGACCACTGATACGATCGAATTGTATCTTCCCAAAGCGAGTCGGATCAGAACCGATGCCGCCTTTTATAAGGTTCGTGTGTGGAATCCCGATTATCAGTAG
- a CDS encoding GIY-YIG nuclease family protein, giving the protein MEDVRHYVYIVQCCDGTLYTGYTTDIERRIDEHNKGTGARYTRSRTPVRLVYVEESSSKGAALAREYAIKKLSRLEKVKLVKRGGCTG; this is encoded by the coding sequence ATGGAAGACGTGCGCCATTATGTATATATTGTGCAGTGCTGCGATGGTACGTTGTATACAGGCTATACCACGGATATAGAGCGCCGCATTGATGAACACAATAAGGGTACGGGAGCGCGCTACACCAGAAGCAGAACACCCGTGAGGCTAGTCTATGTAGAGGAGTCGTCCTCCAAGGGTGCTGCCCTCGCCCGGGAGTACGCGATCAAAAAACTCTCCCGCCTGGAGAAGGTGAAGCTAGTCAAGAGGGGTGGGTGCACGGGTTAG
- a CDS encoding arsenate reductase ArsC — MVLKVAFICVHNSCRSQMAEALGRKFAGDVFESFSAGIKVKEEINQDAVRVIQQLHGIDMNATQYPKLLSELPDIDLVITMGCIVGCPHIPHRYQEDWGIEDPTGKGDDVFITTAYLIESKVKQLRQRILKNQLNLT; from the coding sequence ATCGTGCTTAAAGTTGCCTTTATCTGTGTCCACAATTCATGTCGCTCCCAAATGGCCGAAGCCCTTGGCCGGAAATTTGCCGGTGATGTGTTTGAATCCTTCTCCGCAGGGATAAAAGTGAAGGAAGAGATAAATCAAGACGCAGTACGGGTAATACAGCAGCTTCATGGAATAGATATGAACGCCACTCAGTATCCGAAACTGCTATCAGAACTCCCTGATATTGATCTTGTCATCACCATGGGATGCATTGTTGGGTGTCCGCATATACCCCATCGGTATCAAGAGGATTGGGGCATTGAGGATCCCACTGGCAAGGGGGACGATGTCTTCATCACCACGGCATACCTTATTGAGTCGAAGGTCAAGCAACTACGACAACGCATACTTAAGAACCAATTGAATCTTACCTAA
- a CDS encoding O-antigen ligase family protein: protein MSTPSNRAIPFGIRLGLAFVFFGFALGSVTVPLAVLLLLGLVHFKDVYQINRTYLALLRRPMIISGMAYLLALLVASILSGSTMSMGMWLATSLMIVVPLFFAPYVQGSLLTQTLLPSLALGAMVTGGHSLYLHFTKHILRARGIWAAVNGIGLVTAMTLLILIGAFQHSQGWRRLLYLGGIIGAGVALFLSMSRGAWLGFLVGLILYGVRNRKTAIVACALLLISTLVFTFSLPLRNRLIRTFTTPERGRFEIYLTSINMVKDNPIIGIGDGMFQERYLDYQIEDSAYPNYAFSQAHNIFLQVATESGLIGLVGYLVLVGALLLAGFRLYLQPNHLNGALFCALIAGMVHNMVDSLFDVVGIGGMWWLLGISLYYVYWGTSLHLQETPSSNKQPQT from the coding sequence GTGTCTACACCTTCTAATAGGGCGATCCCCTTCGGTATCCGCCTGGGGTTAGCCTTTGTTTTTTTTGGTTTTGCCTTAGGGAGTGTCACAGTACCCCTTGCAGTGCTTTTGCTACTGGGCCTGGTACATTTCAAGGATGTCTACCAGATAAACAGAACCTATCTTGCTTTGCTACGCCGACCGATGATCATATCAGGGATGGCATATTTGCTTGCTTTACTTGTAGCTAGTATCCTATCGGGATCAACTATGTCTATGGGCATGTGGCTAGCCACCAGCCTGATGATCGTTGTCCCCTTGTTCTTTGCTCCCTACGTGCAAGGCAGTCTACTCACCCAAACCTTACTGCCGTCTTTGGCCCTTGGGGCGATGGTGACCGGTGGGCATTCCCTGTATTTGCATTTTACTAAACATATCTTAAGGGCCCGGGGAATTTGGGCCGCTGTCAACGGGATTGGCCTTGTAACGGCAATGACCTTGTTAATTCTAATCGGTGCCTTCCAACACAGTCAGGGGTGGCGACGTCTTCTTTATCTAGGTGGCATCATCGGTGCTGGTGTTGCACTATTTCTGAGTATGTCCCGGGGCGCCTGGCTTGGTTTCTTGGTGGGCCTTATCCTCTATGGAGTGCGTAATCGCAAAACCGCCATTGTCGCCTGCGCGCTTCTTCTTATATCAACATTGGTCTTTACATTTTCCTTGCCGCTGCGGAACCGCTTAATCCGAACCTTTACTACCCCGGAGCGGGGTAGGTTTGAGATCTACTTAACGAGCATCAACATGGTTAAGGACAACCCCATTATTGGGATTGGCGATGGCATGTTTCAAGAACGATATTTGGACTACCAAATAGAAGACTCAGCCTACCCAAATTACGCCTTTTCCCAAGCACATAATATTTTCCTCCAAGTTGCTACGGAAAGCGGTTTAATTGGGTTGGTTGGTTACTTAGTGCTGGTAGGGGCTTTACTACTAGCTGGCTTCCGACTTTATTTGCAACCAAATCACCTCAATGGAGCCCTCTTCTGTGCCCTTATCGCCGGAATGGTCCATAACATGGTCGACTCGTTGTTTGACGTTGTCGGCATAGGAGGAATGTGGTGGCTTCTAGGGATCAGCCTGTACTATGTCTACTGGGGGACATCCTTGCACCTACAGGAAACTCCCTCTAGTAACAAACAACCGCAGACATAG
- a CDS encoding CehA/McbA family metallohydrolase gives MHWEHNMSAIAGDAAPQIAIHKGQVWLMWSESKNSQGISLGMQGEYTHDQAKIVVAKLTSNLVEVESCYVVNPAEYVELQSLNVTEGGSLAFWTERRNGITELMVGQRKDKVSAMSIEGSVLSAKTVALPDGTVVLGVITLKDKKTTLALYKTCCTDEWVLEDLGLRINDIWSVSMAPEESNGVWIAWDAFVDQRFCAFGGYLDLGQGGFEKYQLPGTGYATSPAVTATGKGTAWISYREEKVWGQHVYGFNRSGQVWLVGMDKDGVLSTEVVPIPPVPEDPDEQYQAFGPVPVEFDGCLRLFYRWFRGQIRARTLVNDWGWQLYEMVRDAAGDWREPVEVSLDVGYNEPIQVVKTAERELYCIYHSCSFDSQRGTIHSRRINIARSQGYRRRPIVKQTLSCLGFTVEDRPRLKTRPTVAVDSTNLKCFWGDIHRHSLVSKCIPEHDGTYMDHLRYAMQVRGFDFYSVTDHDDQITEEEWRELLNLLDTAYDPGSFATLYGFEGPLSTVKGHINFYFLEREAAEFGIRRLRWMKSLPEIHEACRKLNLVDRIFSVRHFHGDGLPFADIIEGDGAFHPDFDWVMEAVQGRGYAPRAINTLLQQGFRFGMVGSTDHNRPPGHPNGGIGIYEQAITGLWAEDMTRQDVFSALKQRRCFSSNGPFLATWIRVNGTFMGGVAAGGRCNTIEVQVHPTTRITSVRLIRDGKVVDTRKKLTSEPTTYTFTDEPKDTMNHWYYAEVIQKPEPGLDYEGIAWTSPVWVTSTAKTK, from the coding sequence ATGCATTGGGAACACAATATGTCTGCAATTGCTGGTGATGCTGCTCCCCAGATTGCGATACATAAGGGACAAGTGTGGTTGATGTGGAGTGAGTCCAAAAATTCGCAAGGTATTTCCCTTGGGATGCAGGGCGAGTACACTCACGATCAGGCCAAGATTGTTGTTGCTAAGCTCACGAGCAATCTTGTGGAAGTAGAGTCCTGTTATGTTGTTAATCCAGCAGAGTACGTAGAACTTCAAAGCCTTAACGTTACGGAAGGCGGATCTCTTGCTTTCTGGACCGAAAGGCGTAATGGCATTACAGAGCTTATGGTTGGGCAACGGAAGGATAAGGTGTCCGCCATGTCCATAGAGGGGAGTGTGCTCTCGGCTAAGACCGTGGCATTACCCGATGGTACGGTGGTGCTGGGTGTGATCACCCTTAAGGACAAGAAGACAACTTTAGCCTTATACAAAACTTGCTGTACGGACGAATGGGTATTAGAGGACCTGGGTCTTCGGATTAATGATATATGGTCTGTATCTATGGCACCGGAAGAGAGCAACGGCGTGTGGATAGCATGGGATGCCTTTGTGGACCAACGATTTTGTGCTTTTGGGGGATACTTGGATCTGGGACAAGGTGGGTTTGAGAAGTATCAGCTGCCAGGAACAGGCTATGCCACTTCCCCTGCAGTAACTGCGACTGGTAAAGGTACAGCTTGGATCAGCTATCGGGAAGAGAAGGTCTGGGGTCAGCATGTCTATGGTTTTAACCGTAGTGGGCAGGTCTGGTTGGTGGGAATGGATAAGGATGGGGTACTATCAACGGAAGTAGTGCCCATACCACCGGTACCTGAGGATCCCGATGAGCAGTACCAGGCTTTTGGTCCTGTTCCTGTTGAGTTTGATGGTTGTCTTCGCTTGTTCTACCGTTGGTTTAGGGGTCAGATCAGAGCAAGGACATTGGTCAATGACTGGGGCTGGCAATTGTATGAAATGGTTAGGGACGCCGCAGGAGACTGGCGCGAACCTGTAGAGGTCAGCCTTGACGTTGGTTACAATGAGCCAATCCAGGTGGTGAAGACTGCTGAACGAGAACTCTACTGTATTTACCATAGTTGCAGTTTTGATTCCCAGCGGGGCACTATTCATTCCCGCCGGATTAACATCGCCCGCAGTCAGGGTTATCGACGTAGACCAATTGTGAAGCAGACTTTATCTTGTCTAGGGTTTACCGTTGAGGACCGGCCTAGGTTGAAAACACGACCTACGGTAGCAGTGGATTCCACAAACCTAAAATGCTTCTGGGGTGATATCCATCGTCATTCTTTGGTTTCTAAGTGTATACCGGAACATGACGGCACCTATATGGATCATTTGCGTTACGCAATGCAAGTGAGAGGCTTCGACTTTTACAGCGTTACGGACCATGATGATCAGATTACCGAAGAGGAATGGCGAGAACTCCTTAATCTGCTAGATACAGCATATGATCCTGGCTCCTTTGCCACGCTCTATGGGTTTGAAGGACCCCTATCCACCGTAAAAGGCCACATCAACTTCTATTTCCTAGAACGGGAAGCTGCAGAGTTTGGGATCCGGAGATTGCGTTGGATGAAGTCATTGCCGGAGATTCATGAAGCTTGTCGGAAGTTGAACTTGGTCGATCGGATTTTTAGTGTTCGGCACTTTCATGGAGATGGGCTTCCCTTCGCAGACATTATTGAAGGAGATGGTGCTTTCCATCCGGATTTTGATTGGGTAATGGAAGCGGTGCAAGGTCGCGGTTATGCACCCCGGGCTATCAATACACTGCTGCAACAAGGGTTTCGATTTGGAATGGTAGGCAGTACAGACCATAATCGTCCTCCAGGCCATCCAAATGGCGGCATCGGGATTTACGAGCAGGCGATCACCGGACTGTGGGCTGAGGATATGACCAGGCAGGATGTATTTTCGGCTCTTAAGCAACGGCGGTGTTTTAGTTCCAACGGACCATTCCTGGCCACTTGGATCAGGGTCAATGGCACCTTCATGGGTGGAGTAGCAGCCGGCGGAAGATGCAACACCATTGAGGTGCAGGTGCATCCCACCACTCGGATCACTTCAGTGCGGTTGATCCGGGACGGTAAAGTGGTCGATACTCGGAAGAAGCTGACCTCCGAACCTACGACGTATACCTTCACCGATGAGCCCAAGGATACCATGAATCACTGGTACTACGCTGAGGTGATTCAAAAACCAGAGCCGGGCTTGGATTACGAAGGAATCGCTTGGACTTCACCAGTATGGGTTACATCCACGGCCAAAACAAAGTGA
- a CDS encoding glycosyltransferase family 2 protein — protein sequence MIDIATAIVTYRTPDLVCTLLDSVEKEALAHSLRVVQIVVDNDSQDDTLQRIKEFYPKTRAIANTSNQGPAAGFNLAVAKSLELSPSYILVANSDTEVTPGSLLRMYEFLERHRDISAVTGRLYNSDGSLQKQRTSIYPIAMPKRYAPDPQASLISFVGTTFALIRPEAFSRIGGYDESYYFYNEDLDWSTRAVRAGLNMAILHGVKIIHHCGRGRRHNVSKITKHLYASNIYYFKRFYPRLIPLIRVAHQYEIHHHSRRLKGVKELSQAEIEEGQATYEQALRLMQAEITAHTTPRIPSFNF from the coding sequence ATGATAGATATCGCCACAGCAATAGTCACATATAGAACCCCGGACTTGGTCTGTACGCTACTAGATTCCGTGGAAAAGGAAGCATTAGCCCATAGCTTGAGGGTTGTGCAAATTGTCGTCGACAATGACTCACAAGATGATACCTTACAGCGGATCAAAGAATTCTATCCCAAGACTAGGGCTATTGCTAATACAAGTAATCAAGGTCCAGCAGCCGGGTTCAATTTGGCTGTAGCCAAGAGTCTGGAACTATCTCCCTCATACATCCTCGTTGCGAACAGTGATACCGAAGTCACACCAGGTAGTTTGCTACGCATGTATGAGTTTTTGGAGAGGCATCGTGATATTTCAGCCGTCACTGGAAGACTCTACAATTCCGATGGTTCCCTCCAGAAACAACGGACTAGTATCTATCCGATAGCCATGCCTAAACGATATGCCCCTGACCCGCAGGCGTCACTGATTAGCTTTGTCGGTACCACTTTTGCTCTAATACGCCCTGAAGCCTTCAGCAGAATTGGGGGATACGACGAGAGCTATTACTTCTATAACGAAGACCTCGATTGGTCAACTCGGGCTGTGCGGGCTGGACTGAATATGGCGATTTTGCATGGTGTTAAGATCATCCATCATTGTGGTCGGGGAAGAAGACATAATGTGTCCAAGATCACCAAGCACCTGTATGCTAGTAATATCTATTACTTCAAGAGATTCTATCCCCGCTTGATTCCTTTAATCCGGGTGGCTCATCAGTACGAAATCCACCATCACTCTAGACGGCTAAAAGGAGTAAAGGAGCTTAGCCAAGCAGAGATCGAAGAAGGACAAGCAACCTACGAACAAGCCCTTCGCCTGATGCAAGCGGAAATCACTGCTCATACCACCCCGAGGATACCCAGCTTCAATTTCTAA